In Chryseobacterium lactis, a single genomic region encodes these proteins:
- a CDS encoding TonB-dependent receptor, protein MRKVKIVLGLLFLGLGTIAYAQTTQASIVGKVTGPGTAAQEKVKVTIVNESTGFRTETETNSKGEYIFKEIPLGGPYTVIVNDDKKEGYNVNFGDQVTVNMDLGGEKHIEEVKITGNLKNKIGNLGAATAISAKNISMLPVNGRNFTNLTELSPLSGKGGNLSGQLGSSTNFTIDGMTAKNPTSAGSTTSRSGAPFSISIEAVREFKITTNQYDVTLGRSGGGTVSAVTKSGTNKFSGSAWEYLRTNWLSSPYDIKGTKRQNDFSTSQFGFSLGGPIIKNKLHFFVAWDHQLDSRPLLIADIGSKEDELRLNTTTATLNKFLDIARAKYGVGNTPQFGSFDKLRNSDAAFLRLDWQINEKHLLTLRNNFTYDLNKNGLGDNTSINFFESYGNDKNLDNSLLLTLRSNLKPNLTNELKAQYLYTYQNSYQNDELGRPVPRAIVENILSPGVGSTNIQIGGHRFAQESFKNNVFQIVDNLYYNTDKVKYTFGADLMYTTSKSIYGSEVNGRFHFKEDGVKNSSNLYNFENLKPYRFYREVPLVADPSVRSNIWNIGVYGQFQTKIAKGLDLMAGLRLDYGGYPKAEFNQKLYDEMGIRTDNKIKSFVIQPRFQFDWNINELSKDFLKFGAGIFSSDINNYMIINNLVFDGKHLATVDVTGKDVPVPDFNSYRNDYSTVPTLADKQIPTINYTGENAKIPIVYKANISYTHFFNERFRAGIAGYMALGRNNYYYYDRNMKANPVFTLGNEGGRGVFVPAETITADGKIDWKQGRINNNFGRVLELVSDGKVNQFSFVLDTSYRYWKDGEITASYTWSDIKDNTSYNGNVANSATLSTMVQSDPRDLRMTYSDNQFRNKVVIYGNSPTIAGFTLGIRYSGIGGTRFSMTAGGNVNGDFVDSNDLAYIFPNIAQSILDDPQVGQALKDYVKDYNGKIAERNGGKNGFYGVWDVRIAKKIKFDKIGAFELSVDIFNVANLLNKSWGVNESYGNTALYRIKGFNQVTKQFEYDKNISGNGLVPLSGNPYQIQIGAKYSF, encoded by the coding sequence ATGAGAAAAGTAAAGATTGTACTGGGGTTGTTGTTTTTAGGGCTTGGAACAATAGCTTATGCACAGACTACGCAGGCTTCAATTGTAGGAAAAGTAACCGGGCCGGGAACTGCGGCTCAGGAAAAAGTAAAAGTAACCATCGTGAATGAGTCCACAGGATTCAGAACCGAAACGGAAACCAATTCAAAAGGAGAGTATATCTTTAAAGAAATTCCTTTGGGTGGGCCTTACACGGTTATTGTTAATGATGATAAAAAAGAAGGTTACAATGTCAATTTCGGCGACCAGGTTACAGTTAATATGGATTTGGGAGGCGAAAAGCACATTGAAGAAGTAAAAATTACCGGTAACCTGAAAAACAAAATCGGAAACCTGGGTGCAGCTACCGCTATTTCTGCCAAGAACATCAGTATGCTTCCTGTCAACGGAAGAAACTTTACCAATCTTACCGAATTATCTCCTTTGAGCGGAAAAGGTGGAAATCTTTCCGGGCAGCTGGGTTCTTCCACCAACTTTACGATCGACGGGATGACTGCAAAAAATCCGACTTCTGCGGGATCTACAACCAGCCGAAGTGGTGCGCCATTCTCAATTTCAATTGAAGCGGTACGGGAATTTAAAATCACCACCAACCAATATGATGTAACATTAGGAAGAAGTGGCGGTGGTACTGTAAGTGCCGTTACCAAATCCGGAACCAATAAATTTTCCGGAAGTGCCTGGGAGTATTTGAGAACCAACTGGCTTTCCAGCCCGTATGATATCAAAGGAACCAAAAGACAGAACGATTTCTCTACTTCTCAGTTCGGGTTTTCATTAGGCGGTCCTATTATTAAAAATAAATTACATTTCTTCGTAGCGTGGGATCATCAGCTCGATTCAAGACCATTACTTATCGCCGATATCGGATCTAAAGAAGATGAGCTGAGGTTGAATACAACGACAGCCACTCTTAATAAATTTCTCGATATTGCAAGGGCTAAATATGGCGTAGGAAACACTCCGCAATTCGGAAGCTTTGATAAATTAAGAAACTCTGATGCTGCATTTTTACGTTTAGACTGGCAGATCAATGAGAAGCATTTATTAACTTTAAGAAATAACTTCACCTACGATCTTAACAAAAACGGATTGGGTGATAATACCAGCATCAACTTCTTTGAGTCTTACGGAAATGATAAAAACCTTGATAACAGTTTATTACTAACGTTAAGATCAAATCTGAAGCCTAATTTGACCAATGAGTTGAAAGCCCAGTATTTGTATACTTACCAGAATAGTTATCAGAACGATGAGTTGGGCAGACCGGTTCCAAGAGCTATTGTTGAAAATATCCTGTCTCCGGGAGTAGGGTCTACCAATATTCAGATCGGAGGTCACCGTTTTGCACAGGAAAGTTTTAAAAATAATGTATTTCAGATTGTAGATAACCTATATTATAACACTGATAAAGTAAAATATACTTTTGGAGCAGATTTGATGTATACCACTTCAAAATCGATATATGGAAGTGAGGTCAATGGAAGATTCCATTTTAAAGAAGATGGAGTAAAAAACTCAAGTAATCTTTACAATTTTGAAAACCTCAAACCTTATAGATTTTACAGAGAAGTACCTTTAGTAGCTGATCCTTCCGTAAGATCAAATATCTGGAATATCGGGGTGTACGGGCAATTCCAGACAAAAATCGCAAAAGGTCTTGATTTAATGGCCGGTTTAAGATTAGACTACGGAGGCTATCCGAAAGCTGAGTTCAATCAAAAGTTATATGACGAGATGGGAATCAGAACGGATAATAAAATCAAATCATTTGTGATCCAGCCAAGGTTCCAGTTTGATTGGAATATCAATGAACTGAGTAAGGATTTCTTAAAATTCGGAGCAGGGATATTCTCATCTGATATCAACAATTATATGATCATCAATAACCTTGTATTTGATGGGAAGCACTTGGCAACGGTAGATGTGACAGGTAAAGATGTTCCGGTCCCGGATTTCAACAGCTATAGAAATGATTACAGCACAGTTCCTACGCTGGCGGATAAACAGATTCCAACGATTAACTATACAGGTGAAAATGCTAAAATTCCAATCGTTTACAAAGCGAATATTTCCTATACCCACTTCTTCAATGAAAGATTCAGAGCAGGAATTGCAGGATATATGGCATTGGGAAGAAACAATTATTATTACTATGACAGAAATATGAAAGCCAACCCGGTTTTCACTCTGGGTAATGAAGGCGGCAGAGGAGTATTTGTTCCGGCAGAAACAATAACAGCTGATGGCAAAATAGACTGGAAGCAAGGAAGAATCAATAATAACTTCGGAAGAGTGCTGGAGCTGGTAAGCGACGGTAAAGTCAATCAGTTTTCATTTGTATTGGATACCAGCTACCGTTACTGGAAAGATGGAGAGATCACAGCAAGTTATACCTGGTCTGATATTAAGGACAATACTTCCTACAATGGTAACGTAGCCAACTCGGCAACATTATCCACAATGGTTCAGAGTGATCCGAGAGACTTAAGAATGACGTATTCTGACAACCAGTTCCGTAATAAAGTGGTTATTTATGGTAACTCACCAACTATTGCAGGATTTACTTTAGGAATCAGATATTCAGGAATCGGAGGAACACGTTTCTCAATGACTGCTGGAGGAAACGTTAATGGTGACTTTGTAGACAGCAATGACCTGGCGTATATCTTCCCGAATATTGCTCAATCTATTCTGGATGATCCGCAGGTAGGGCAGGCATTGAAAGATTATGTAAAAGACTACAATGGTAAAATTGCAGAACGTAATGGTGGTAAAAACGGATTCTACGGAGTTTGGGATGTTCGTATCGCTAAGAAAATTAAATTTGATAAAATTGGTGCATTTGAACTTTCTGTAGATATTTTCAACGTAGCCAACCTGCTGAACAAAAGCTGGGGAGTTAATGAATCATACGGAAATACCGCTTTATACAGAATAAAAGGATTCAATCAGGTAACCAAACAGTTTGAATACGATAAAAATATCAGCGGTAACGGTTTAGTCCCTCTTTCAGGGAATCCATATCAGATTCAGATTGGTGCGAAGTATAGCTTTTAA
- the ligA gene encoding NAD-dependent DNA ligase LigA: MSENIQQKIEQLRKELHQHNENYYLLDTPTISDYDFDMLLEELQGLEASHPEFHDENSPTMRVGGGITKVFPTIQHRFRMYSLDNSYDFDDLEDWEKRIIKTIDEPVEFVAELKYDGASISILYENGKLTQAVTRGDGFQGDEITPNVRTISDIPLTLKGDFPAQFFMRGEIYLTRKNFDKLNKLREEEGLDPFMNPRNTASGSLKMQDSGEVRKRGLSSVLYQFISEEIPAETHWELLQKAQSWGFKTSQQAKLCKTLDEVKEFITFWDTERHNLPFEIDGIVLKVNSLQQQRQLGYTAKSPRWAMAYKFKAEKVETELQSVSYQVGRTGAITPVANLRPVLLAGTIVKRASLHNEDIIKKLDLHEHDFVYVEKGGEIIPKIVGVNTDKRTEESKEIEYIKHCPECGTELVKIEDQAIHFCPNELHCPPQVVGRMIHYVSRKALNIENLGSETIEQLYRERLIENPADFYVLTKEQLLPLERMAEKSAQNIISGIEKSKEIPFEKVLYGIGIKHVGETVAKKLVKNFPTVDELKNATVEELCQVEDIGAKIAVSIVDFFQNSENILMIERLKSYGVQLEKGESTNEVLSNVLEGKAFLFTGKLSLFTRESAEEMVEKHGGKNISAVSKNLNYLVVGEKAGSKLKKAQDIGTIEILDEQQFLDLIEKH, from the coding sequence ATGTCTGAAAACATTCAACAAAAAATAGAACAGCTCAGAAAAGAGCTTCACCAGCATAACGAAAATTATTACCTTCTGGATACTCCCACCATATCTGATTATGACTTTGATATGTTACTGGAAGAGCTTCAGGGTCTTGAAGCCAGCCATCCTGAATTTCATGATGAAAACTCACCGACAATGCGTGTAGGAGGCGGTATCACCAAAGTTTTTCCAACGATTCAGCATCGGTTCAGAATGTATTCTTTAGATAATTCATATGATTTTGATGATCTGGAAGACTGGGAAAAAAGAATTATTAAAACAATTGACGAGCCTGTAGAATTTGTTGCCGAGCTGAAGTATGACGGTGCTTCTATCTCAATTCTTTATGAAAACGGAAAACTGACCCAGGCAGTAACGCGTGGAGATGGTTTCCAGGGAGATGAGATTACTCCTAATGTTCGTACGATTTCGGATATTCCTTTAACTTTAAAGGGTGATTTCCCTGCTCAGTTTTTTATGCGTGGTGAGATCTATCTGACGAGAAAAAACTTTGACAAACTTAATAAACTTCGCGAAGAAGAAGGCCTTGATCCCTTCATGAATCCAAGAAATACGGCAAGCGGAAGTTTGAAAATGCAGGACAGTGGTGAGGTAAGAAAACGTGGATTGTCTTCTGTATTGTATCAGTTTATTTCAGAAGAAATTCCTGCAGAAACTCATTGGGAACTGCTTCAGAAGGCTCAAAGCTGGGGATTCAAAACCTCTCAGCAGGCGAAATTATGCAAAACACTGGATGAGGTTAAAGAATTTATCACGTTCTGGGATACAGAGCGTCACAATCTTCCTTTTGAAATTGACGGGATTGTTTTAAAAGTAAATTCACTGCAACAGCAAAGACAACTTGGATATACAGCAAAGTCGCCACGTTGGGCAATGGCTTATAAATTTAAAGCTGAAAAAGTAGAAACTGAGCTTCAAAGTGTTTCATATCAGGTGGGAAGAACGGGAGCTATTACACCTGTTGCCAACTTAAGACCTGTTTTACTGGCCGGAACTATTGTAAAAAGAGCATCTCTACACAACGAAGATATCATCAAAAAACTGGATCTGCATGAGCATGATTTTGTGTATGTAGAAAAAGGGGGTGAAATTATTCCGAAAATTGTTGGAGTAAATACAGATAAAAGAACGGAGGAAAGCAAAGAAATAGAATACATCAAGCATTGCCCCGAATGTGGAACTGAACTGGTGAAAATTGAAGACCAGGCGATCCATTTCTGCCCTAATGAACTTCACTGCCCGCCGCAGGTTGTGGGAAGAATGATTCACTATGTTTCCAGAAAGGCTTTGAATATTGAAAACCTCGGAAGTGAAACGATTGAGCAGCTTTACAGAGAAAGATTAATTGAGAATCCTGCCGACTTCTATGTTTTAACGAAGGAACAGCTTCTTCCGTTGGAAAGGATGGCTGAGAAATCTGCTCAAAATATCATCTCGGGAATTGAAAAATCGAAAGAAATTCCTTTTGAAAAAGTATTATATGGAATCGGAATCAAGCATGTGGGCGAGACCGTTGCCAAGAAACTGGTAAAGAACTTCCCTACGGTTGACGAGTTGAAAAATGCCACTGTTGAAGAGCTTTGTCAGGTAGAAGATATCGGAGCTAAAATCGCGGTAAGCATCGTTGATTTCTTCCAAAATTCAGAAAATATTCTGATGATCGAACGTTTAAAATCTTACGGGGTTCAGCTGGAAAAGGGTGAGAGTACCAATGAGGTTTTATCTAATGTTCTGGAAGGAAAAGCATTCCTTTTTACCGGAAAATTATCGCTGTTCACAAGAGAATCAGCAGAAGAGATGGTGGAGAAACATGGCGGAAAGAATATTTCTGCAGTTTCCAAAAACCTCAACTATCTGGTGGTAGGTGAAAAAGCAGGAAGCAAGCTGAAAAAGGCTCAGGATATTGGAACTATTGAAATTCTGGATGAGCAACAATTCCTGGATCTGATTGAGAAACATTAA
- a CDS encoding T9SS type A sorting domain-containing protein, translating to MKKLYLILLVIMLSMCHAQAINIPDSYLKNKLLTYGTAIDAGGNYINLDANNDGEIQLTEASQVRKFNIYNLTDAITSLSGLNEFPNLYEIELTNPDINTFHLIFNNFPNLQRLKFFGGVTADVTIQNCNSLFSIYLGAHENVVSIQNTSVQEINLQAINAVNITSCPNINKFSLSVSSIGSLDLSNLPLLQEVNITDNTSLSNINFSGSTGLKKIVVAHNQLNSLTIPNPSIVNYLDIVGNTFQNFNLTPYTSLVSFFGVNNQLESLDFSNCSMVYEVNVMDNALHSIVFNNNANLQYLDIRNNQIEEASFNQTPWLKALAATNNSFKNVDLTQNLQLVGFDFTNNTDLKTLLIKNGRTNYSGLGLNLTFGNTPQLKYLCIDPMAIGGANALLTQQYNQPNVVVNSYCSFTPGGTYYTVQGSTRYDMNGNGCDSNDPIKPFQKFNVFSYTSAQGQGTSISNISGAHSFFLPFGTTVITPILENPAYFTITPATVNVNFPTQPSPATQDFCLTANGNHNDLEIVIIPVTIATPGFESKYKIVYKNKGTAAQSGNIAFSYNNSVMNYLTATTSPDTQSAGTLNWNFTNLLPFETREITVKVQLNTPTQIPALNSGDILSYTAKINGATDEVPADNYFGLNQKVVNSFDPNDKTCLEGASIAQSKVGDYVHYVIRFENTGTANARNIVVTDEIDTSKFDVSSLVALNGSHNFVTKIINPNAVEFIFENIQLPFDDANNDGYISFKIKTKSTLTAGDSFSNTAKIYFDYNHPIITNTATTTVENTLATTEVQSNKDQLTIYPNPVKDVLNIQSKNEVKKVEIYDAAGRIVLSTGVSQKSVDVSALPKGNYMIKIMTKNAISHLKFIKD from the coding sequence ATGAAAAAACTCTACTTAATCCTTTTGGTGATTATGCTTTCGATGTGCCATGCACAGGCTATTAACATTCCTGATTCCTATCTCAAAAATAAATTACTTACTTATGGTACTGCAATTGACGCAGGTGGAAATTACATCAATCTTGATGCTAATAATGATGGTGAAATCCAATTAACGGAAGCGTCGCAAGTACGGAAATTTAATATTTATAATTTAACGGATGCCATTACCAGTTTATCCGGGCTTAATGAATTTCCCAATTTGTATGAAATAGAATTAACCAATCCAGATATCAATACATTTCATCTTATTTTCAATAATTTTCCTAATCTTCAAAGGTTAAAATTCTTTGGAGGGGTAACCGCTGATGTAACAATTCAAAATTGTAATTCCCTGTTTTCTATATATCTTGGTGCCCATGAGAATGTAGTTAGTATACAAAATACATCGGTACAGGAAATTAATTTACAGGCCATCAATGCAGTCAACATTACTTCATGCCCGAATATTAATAAATTTTCATTATCCGTATCTTCTATTGGATCATTGGACCTCAGCAACTTACCTTTATTGCAAGAAGTAAATATTACTGATAATACTTCATTATCAAATATCAATTTTTCCGGAAGTACCGGTTTAAAGAAAATTGTGGTTGCCCATAACCAGTTAAACAGCCTTACAATACCCAACCCATCTATCGTAAACTACCTTGATATTGTTGGAAATACATTTCAAAACTTCAATTTAACTCCTTATACATCTTTGGTAAGCTTTTTCGGTGTCAACAATCAGCTTGAAAGTCTGGATTTCAGTAACTGTTCTATGGTTTACGAAGTAAATGTTATGGATAATGCTTTACATTCTATAGTATTTAATAATAATGCCAATTTACAGTATCTGGATATCCGCAACAATCAAATAGAAGAAGCTTCTTTTAATCAAACACCTTGGTTAAAAGCATTGGCTGCTACAAATAATTCATTCAAAAATGTTGATTTAACACAGAATTTACAGCTTGTAGGATTTGATTTTACCAATAACACCGATTTGAAAACGTTGTTAATAAAGAACGGGAGAACAAACTACAGCGGTTTGGGACTCAATTTAACATTTGGGAATACTCCACAACTCAAATATCTATGCATTGATCCTATGGCCATAGGCGGAGCAAATGCCTTGTTAACCCAACAATATAACCAGCCGAACGTTGTTGTCAATTCCTACTGCTCATTTACTCCCGGAGGCACTTATTACACCGTGCAAGGAAGTACAAGATATGACATGAATGGGAATGGCTGTGACAGTAATGATCCCATAAAACCATTTCAAAAATTTAATGTTTTTAGTTATACTTCGGCACAAGGCCAAGGTACTTCAATATCCAACATCAGTGGTGCTCACTCATTCTTTCTTCCTTTTGGAACCACTGTCATAACACCTATTTTGGAAAACCCAGCCTATTTTACCATTACTCCGGCTACTGTAAATGTTAATTTCCCAACCCAGCCAAGTCCTGCAACACAAGACTTTTGTCTTACAGCCAATGGAAATCATAATGATCTGGAGATTGTTATAATTCCTGTTACAATAGCTACACCAGGCTTTGAATCGAAATATAAAATCGTTTACAAAAACAAAGGTACTGCGGCCCAATCCGGAAATATTGCCTTCAGTTATAATAATAGTGTAATGAATTACCTGACTGCAACAACTTCTCCTGATACTCAATCTGCCGGAACTTTAAATTGGAACTTTACGAATCTTCTTCCTTTTGAAACAAGAGAGATTACAGTAAAAGTTCAATTAAATACTCCTACGCAGATTCCTGCACTGAATAGTGGAGATATTTTATCTTATACCGCCAAAATCAACGGAGCTACTGATGAGGTTCCTGCTGATAATTATTTTGGATTAAATCAAAAAGTCGTTAACTCTTTTGACCCTAATGATAAAACGTGTCTTGAAGGAGCTTCAATTGCACAGTCTAAAGTTGGGGATTATGTACATTATGTAATCAGATTTGAAAATACAGGAACTGCCAATGCCAGAAACATTGTGGTAACAGATGAAATTGACACTTCAAAGTTTGACGTGTCTTCATTAGTCGCATTAAATGGCAGCCACAATTTTGTAACAAAAATAATAAATCCTAATGCGGTAGAATTTATCTTTGAAAACATTCAGCTTCCTTTTGATGATGCGAATAATGACGGATATATTTCATTTAAGATTAAAACAAAATCAACTTTAACAGCCGGAGACAGTTTCAGTAATACGGCGAAAATTTATTTCGATTATAATCACCCGATTATTACTAATACTGCAACGACAACGGTAGAAAATACATTAGCAACCACAGAAGTACAAAGCAATAAAGATCAACTGACCATTTATCCTAATCCGGTAAAAGATGTTCTGAATATTCAGTCTAAGAATGAAGTAAAGAAGGTTGAGATCTATGATGCTGCCGGAAGAATTGTCCTTTCAACGGGAGTATCACAGAAGTCTGTTGACGTTTCTGCTCTTCCAAAAGGAAATTATATGATTAAAATAATGACGAAGAATGCAATTTCTCATTTAAAATTTATCAAAGACTAA
- a CDS encoding glycerophosphodiester phosphodiesterase, with translation MKNFILGLAVLSTGLMKAQTQIIAHRGYFQAEPPTTENSIKSLENAQKLKVYGSEFDVRMSKDGVLVINHDEHHGKMEISETSFKELEALKLSNGEKYPTLKDYLKQGKKDPSVKLIVEIKPAKTPELENEITAKTIKMIKDLKLESQSEFISFSLNICKEIKKLAPSFKVQYLNGELSPEQIKKEGLDGMDYHYSVFQKNPTWIAEGKALGLITNAWTVNDVAVYDELKKQGIGFVTTNIPEQLKNK, from the coding sequence ATGAAAAATTTTATCTTAGGTTTAGCAGTTTTAAGTACAGGATTGATGAAAGCACAAACCCAGATTATTGCCCACAGAGGGTATTTCCAGGCAGAGCCTCCTACGACTGAAAATTCGATTAAGTCGTTAGAGAATGCTCAGAAATTAAAAGTATACGGCTCCGAGTTTGATGTGAGAATGTCAAAAGACGGAGTTTTGGTCATCAACCACGATGAGCACCATGGAAAAATGGAAATCTCTGAAACTTCTTTTAAAGAACTGGAAGCTTTGAAATTATCAAACGGTGAAAAATACCCTACATTAAAAGATTATTTAAAACAAGGGAAAAAAGATCCGTCAGTAAAGCTGATTGTGGAAATCAAGCCTGCTAAAACTCCGGAACTGGAAAATGAGATTACCGCAAAGACGATCAAAATGATTAAAGATCTGAAGCTGGAATCACAAAGTGAGTTTATTTCTTTCAGCTTAAACATCTGTAAAGAGATTAAAAAACTGGCTCCATCTTTCAAAGTACAATATCTGAACGGAGAATTATCACCGGAACAAATCAAAAAAGAAGGATTGGACGGAATGGATTACCACTACAGTGTCTTCCAGAAAAATCCGACATGGATTGCTGAAGGTAAAGCATTAGGTCTTATTACCAACGCATGGACTGTCAATGACGTTGCAGTATATGATGAATTGAAAAAGCAGGGAATCGGATTTGTAACGACCAATATTCCTGAACAGCTAAAAAATAAATAG